The proteins below are encoded in one region of Garra rufa chromosome 12, GarRuf1.0, whole genome shotgun sequence:
- the pecam1b gene encoding platelet endothelial cell adhesion molecule, with protein sequence MQVKIQPSLKIGTFLLLFLFTSEEAYAESIIKSVKLTIQPRNKVERGTNVSLTCNAEVVGSHPNYEYKFYKDYEPINTTQTSSTENLYSIPDARVAHSGKYKCAVVIEKQKKESSVEDLTVKGLQTPVLTVDKLKLREGEDVTAVCTAKGEIGFLTFFFRDEFEELYRKPTKSHRVEQKLALTRKTVNMFCYYSINLGSTIERSNDSNVISLHIQELEIKPNIKVNPSTHVIEGDLITFSCSVGMIYQRNSGLRIILIHGRTTLSLNMTQTDYRMSAKANDSGEYECMSSLGNVHKSSTTNITVKELFSKPVLSIHPAEFFEGELFTLSCQINNFALERIQRNDIKYSIFRDKTPVKNDNTYSGTAGKASNGNYTCIAEAKGIVKVSMKMKFEAKVLVSKPEITVDGPVIVNKPFWIRCHSENGSLPIIYSLKRNNITLNRTEVSFKEARFLAMISTPSDISSYLCEAENNGQVSVKMSDRLHVTVIVPVGKPLLTVIPVPGNIEEGNVVTLICGIPGGSPPISFWFYGSSGTAIYNTTVQTNSSSYNLSPVKRQHSGDYFCEANNQANVLIKSNIVTVEVSLAAWKKALIATLCMLLVALLVLFIVMRYKAKRGKRAMAAELSVKPAGLKSDDSLTLSLTHDTHYSDRVVLNNKESVWSERPPDVADQDSLGSTNEGDVEYAEVVHPQPVDTTRIPLRKGTDTVYSELQTTQGTSEHVNHQGLLEYAELNHDLPEPVD encoded by the exons ATGCAGGTGAAGATTCAGCCCTCACTAAAGATTGGCaccttcctcctcctcttcctcttcacTT CAGAGGAAGCCTATGCAG AGTCTATCATAAAAAGCGTGAAACTCACTATCCAGCCAAGAAACAAAGTTGAAAGAGGTACAAATGTGTCACTGACATGTAATGCAGAAGTCGTGGGGTCTCACCCCAACTATGAATACAAATTCTACAAAGATTATGAGCCAATAAATACTACCCAGACCAGTTCTACGGAAAACCTCTACTCTATACCAGATGCCAGGGTGGCCCACTCTGGGAAATACAAATGTGCTGTTGTCATTGAGAAGCAAAAGAAAGAGAGCAGTGTCGAAGACCTGACAGTGAAAG GTCTTCAGACACCAGTGCTAACAGTGGATAAACTGAAACTGAGAGAAGGAGAAGATGTTACTGCTGTCTGTACAGCGAAGGGAGAAATAGGTTTTTTGACGTTTTTCTTTAGGGATGAATTTGAAGAATTGTACAGGAAGCCCACAAAGAGTCACAGAGTTGAGCAGAAGCTGGCCTTGACTAGGAAAACTGTGAATATGTTTTGCTACTATTCTATTAATCTTGGTAGCACAATAGAACGCTCTAATGACAGTAATGTGATTAGTCTTCACATTCAAG AGCTGGAAATCAAACCCAATATCAAAGTCAACCCATCAACACATGTCATTGAAGGAGACCTTATAACCTTCAGCTGCAGTGTTGGTATGATTTACCAAAGAAATTCAGGACTCAGAATTATTCTCATCCATGGACGAACCACACTCAGTTTGAACATGACACAGACAGATTACAGAATGTCTGCTAAGGCTAATGACTCTGGGGAATATGAGTGCATGTCAAGCCTTGGTAATGTTCATAAATCCTCCACTACGAACATCACTGTAAAAG AGCTTTTCTCCAAGCCTGTCCTGAGCATTCATCCAGCTGAGTTTTTTGAGGGAGAACTTTTTACGCTCAGCTGTCAAATCAACAATTTTGCCTTAGAGAGGATTCAAAGGAATGATATAAAGTACTCAATATTCCGAGACAAAACACCTGTAAAAAATGATAACACATACAGTGGCACTGCAGGCAAAGCGTCCAATGGGAATTATACATGTATTGCTGAAGCCAAAGGGATTGTCAAAGTGAGCATgaagatgaagtttgaagcaaaag TTCTTGTTTCAAAGCCTGAGATCACAGTTGATGGTCCTGTTATTGTGAATAAGCCATTTTGGATTCGTTGCCACTCTGAGAATGGAAGTCTGCCAATTATCTACTCACTAAAGAGAAACAACATTACCCTGAACAGGACTGAGGTGTCCTTTAAGGAGGCTCGTTTCTTAGCCATGATATCAACTCCTTCAGACATCAGCAGTTACTTGTGTGAAGCAGAAAATAATGGCCAAGTCTCAGTCAAGATGAGTGACAGGCTACATGTGACAGTAATAG TTCCAGTAGGGAAACCCTTACTGACAGTCATTCCAGTTCCAGGAAACATTGAAGAGGGGAATGTTGTTACCCTAATATGTGGCATTCCAGGAGGCTCTCCACCTATCAGTTTTTGGTTTTATGGAAGCAGTGGCACAGCAATCTACAACACCACAGTTCAAACAAATTCATCTTCATATAACCTGAGTCCAGTGAAGAGACAGCACAGTGGAGATTACTTCTGCGAGGCAAATAACCAGGCAAATGTTTTGATAAAGAGTAACATAGTCACAGTCGAAG TCAGCCTGGCAGCATGGAAAAAGGCTTTGATTGCTACACTCTGCATGCTGTTGGTGGCCCTGCTGGTCCTTTTCATTGTGATGCGCTACAAGGCCAAGCGAG GTAAAAGAGCGATGGCTGCCGAACTATCAGT AAAGCCTGCAGGCCTTAAATCAGATGACTCTTTAACCCTGAGTCTCACCCATGACACCCATTATAGCGACAGAG TGGTCTTGAATAACAAGGAAAGTGTTTGGAGTGAAAGACCTCCAG ATGTTGCTGACCAGGACAGTCTAGGGTCCACAAATGAAGGTGACGTAGAGTACGCAGAGGTGGTTCATCCTCAACCTGTAGATACTACACGAA TTCCTCTGAGAAAAGGCACAGATACTGTGTACAGCGAGCTTCAGACCACTCAAG GGACTTCTGAGCATGTTAACCAC CAAGGCCTGTTAGAATATGCTGAACTCAACCATGATCTTCCTGAACCAGTGGACTAA